Genomic segment of Salvia splendens isolate huo1 chromosome 12, SspV2, whole genome shotgun sequence:
tcttaacatttcttaaaacccgtgaccCCAAGAAATTTGgctcctaatggcggacaaatggagtatttcacttttaattgttggtgtaaattaaagacaacgtaatttaaaaaaacaaatttcattaaaataaataaaaatcctacattaaaaaaatcaagatAAAGATAGATAAAAACATAGACAACAACGGCAACACACATCAATCGGATTCGGGTTCCGGCTCGTCCTCCTCGACTAGACCCATCTTTCTCTTCATCCCTTGGATGGTGTTCCATATGTATTTTTTCACAGCTCGATGCTTGGCTTTCATGTACATGCCGTAGAAGCCCACCATCGATTGTGCGAAGGCGGCATTGCCCAATGCACTGTCGTCCTGGACCGGTGCGGATTGGGTATCCGTCCCGCTAGACTTTGCCCTCCCTTTCCCTGCCTTCGTTGTTTTCCCGCCGATTGGACGCTGGGGAGTAGGCTCATTGGGCATTTGGTCCTCTGACAAGTCGATAGGGTCCGGTTCGCAGCTCTGTAGCTCCCGGAGACCGTCAAGCGCGTCTTCACCGATCTTCTCTGCAACGCCTCTGACATACCCGTTTTGAATTTGGGGAAAGTCTTCAGTTAATGATATGTTTCCCAGTACTTAAACCCTTTTCCATTGACAATGGCCTTAAACTCCTTCAGCGACAACTCTCTGACGGAGAATTCGTTCTCTCCGCTACGCATGTCCCTCAAGTTGCCATCGTAAATACCGTGAAATTTAGCAAACTCGAACGTCAGGCGTTTCCAATGCTTGCGTAGATCGCCGGGCTTGTATGTCGGGGCTCCTTTAAGCCTGACTTGTTTGTATCTTTGCGTGATACGCCCCCAGAAACCGCACTCGCCCTGATAGTTGGCTACAACCGGGTCCTCAGAGATATCTTCCCAACAACGAGCAAGAGCAATTAACTCCTCTATGGAGTAGGTACTCCTCGTCCACCCACCCTCAGACGTCGCCCCCactttctctttcttcttcccCTTTGCCGCCTTCGCCTTCGGCCTAGGAAGAGATGGCTCCATGCCGGACATCTCGTACTCGTCGGTGCAGAAGTTGGGTTTCAAGTTGAAAAGTGGATTCCTCAGTCCCGAGGGATTCGTCAGTCCCGGGAGTACCAAACACACTTGGGCACATCGTTGGGCGGTAGACATCGTCGCCGGAACTCGATGTGTTCATCGGTCTAACAGGAGCGACACAGCCGACCCTTGGCATGAAATCCGGTTTCCCCTCATCCCAAACTTGGAGAATTGGTTTCCCACTCCAAACATGTTTCCCCCAGGAAATTGGCCGCTGCCGAAAAATTGGTTTCACGCAAGCAAGTTTGAAAACTGACCTCCTTGGTCGGCAAACTGGTTTCCATCGGCGGAATTAGTGGACTCATCAGAATTCATTTTGCTAGAGAGAAGTAAAAAATTGAGATTGGATAGAGATGAATGTGAATTGATGCGAAATGAGGTATATATAGTGGGTAGATGAgatgaattaaattttaaaaaaggatATCAGCACCTCGATCGGCCCGAGCCCCTGCAATGGAGGCCCATCGCAGGGCCGATATGTGCATCAACTGGGACGATGCATCGGCGCGAGGGAAGAGCCGTTGGGGATGGGAGATCAGCCCCCACACCACAATGCCGATCAACGTCGATAAGGTGGCCGATTGCTCTGCGGTGGCGATCGGCCACCATTGTGTTGCTCTTAGGGCACTCACAGTGGTGGCCTAAAATCTGGAGCTCATCTAAGAGCCTATCTCAATATGGTCATGTCACGTCAGCAGCCCATCTAAGAGCATATCTCCCTACAATGGAAACCCGTCTCAGAGCCtatctcatttccacatcagcactatttttatatatttcacatttagttattaatataaattaaagacaatgtaaataataaaaaaaaacaaatttgattaaaaacaaaataaaacatcctacatagaaaaaaaacaagataaagataaataaaaacatagaaaacaaCGAAAGCACACATAAGAGGAGGCAAACATTGAAAAAATTGATGGGAATTGGATTTATATAGGGgataaaaagtgaataaaataaaataacataaagAAAAATGTCAACAATGGGCACCGAGATCGGCCGATGGGGAGCGATGGCGGATCGACTAGGCTGCTAGATCGGCGCAAGGGCGGAGGGGTTGGGGCTGGGTGATCGGCTCCTTCCCCACACTGGAGGCTGATGATGGGTGATAGGGTGGCCGATCGCTCGGTGGTGGCGATCGTCCACCATTGCCAGTGCTATTAGGAGTCCCAATTGACAATTTTAGTCCGTCCATCATTAAGAGTCCGGTTTACTTTTCTCATAAATGGTAGATTGactccactttccactaactcattcacctCCCATTCCATTATCTTTTTTCATCCACTTgcatttttcttaaatctcgtgtcgaactcaaatgagactcgtAATGGGCAACGGACGAGAGTACTATATTATTagaaagagtgaactacataaatagtacttgatctttcactttcgcacatagatggtacctgatctttattttatatcgtttttggtacctataaatcacatttttggtacctgatgcaattttcaccccaaaatgccctctaaacaaatacatttttccatttgtgtAATTGAGGTTATTTTGGGCATACACAAAACtaagtaccaaaagtgatattataatatcttctctcattcttctcactatttatactattattattaatcaatactccctccatcccataagaatatgcactattttctttttagtctgtcccataagaatatgcactttctaattttggaaagtcttttctctctaactAGGTTGGacacattctccactaacaatactttaattactttttctctctacctctctcttactttactaattatacattaaaactcgtgccgaacccaaagtgcatattctttgggggcggagggagtattaatattattattttgatgttatatattaataattaatctattttttaatatcattcaaatatacttatttataattatagttataattatatttaattactgtaataatattattgttatcgTACTAAAACTAgttgtaattaataaataattatagtataattatttaaattataaatcacataatattatataataataataataataataataataataataataattattattttatattaaattaataactaatcaatatggccttaataaatatttaaaattatgaattgtattcataatgatattaagagttgaatatttttagttaggtatTTCAACTataaaataattcaataaaaaatatttaattaatttaaataatttaaataattaatttaattaggtgttttgttcttgatttatattattaatacagttagatgtatgtataaaacactaaaaagaaagaagaaaaataagagaaaagaaaaagagaggaaacataaactaaggagaaaaagaaagaagaaaggaagataaaatactaaaaagaaagaagtaaatgaagaaaaaagaaagaagaaactaaagaagaaaaaaataatcacatgtttggtactatttaacgaaaatttccaaaaatattccccataaaaaatcacatgtttggtatctagggttatttttgtcactgagtaccaaaaatgatacttcctccgtctcatgttactcgcactgttgcttttcggctcgtcacaaactccttacactatttatagtttaagttagaatcaatgcatttaattaatagtatgttagattaagttaagagctcatttatcaagtgatgtctcattacacttaaaactttaatttaattatactataaaatcAACCCCAAATTTATAGTCTTAAATGAAAAGTGCAAATAACATAtgacggatgaagtataaaataaagatccGCTATCATTTGCTCGTGAAAGTGAATCCTCtgttataaaaagaaaaataaatggccgaggtcaaaataaaaaatttttgaTTCAAACAAGTACGTACAGTACGCAGTAGAAAATCAATGCTCCATGGTCCATACTGTGATTTCTGACAAAGTCCAAGACAGTGATTCGACACTGCTGTAAACATAAAAATGATTCTCTCTCAGtctctctaagagcatccacaatagcgcctagcgcaccgcctagccgagcgccggcactaggcggtgcgctaagcgaactattgcagccgcctagccgatttcgcggaaaaaaaccgcctagcgctcggcggttccgcggcgctaggcggtgcgctaggcgatccgctaggcgctattgcagcgtccgggaGTACTCtttctatctaaatttctgtacaagatcaacaacggtaaatggatctcaacaacgagcctacttcagggagtagcggatctcaaactcccccgatccccgtgggaggtggatggagtcagatgcacccgagtcagatgcacccatactacaacatgtacccgtggcagcagatgatgcccgggataccagcgggggggagtccgccgggggcgtttccggcgatgtcggggtgggcacccagtgtccagatgccggggtgggcacccggaatgcagatgatgccggggggtaccggcgacacaggggacgccgggggacgtctatcgccccagtgttgatttttcgactggttcgtcgcacacatcgacgccaacggaggctgcgcctccggcccagtttgacactttctccttcgatgacttggggatagatctTTCCGGTAttccggatgctcccgttcaaacggggggcgcagggcggggtcggggcgccccaaagaagaaaggcaaggggaaaagggtcggcgagtcctcgcagccgggtgaggacgacaacgCGGTACgaaggaggtggacggacgcagagaacgtcgcgctgtccaaggcgtgggtgagtgtttgcgacgatcctctcgtttcgaacaaccagaggatcgtcaacttgtggggcaagatagcagcagcctaccagaggttttgcccggaggggaggccacgcaatggggaggattgccggaaggcgtgggaccgaatcagggttgcggtctcccgattttcgggcttgtacaccaacgccctccgcatgatgagcagtgggcaaactgaggacgactgcaggaggatagcggagaaagcctttcccctgaagggggtgtacaaggacttcacctactggaactgctatcttgtgctgaacgactccgagaagttccgagtaggtgtcgactctggctggccgaagaagcaacggctgaactattccggtgatttcagtggcagtagcggtggttcccacgacctccctgagacggcccaggaggtcccgacccctcgttcgtttgctcgccgtactcgcccggttgggcacaggaggtccagtcggcatcccccttggccaatccacagcggatctcaaattcttcgcgcgtcaacaaactcgcgctcagatggtcaagacgatggccgaatggcgggcggcggtggaccccgtggagaagagtttgcttcaaacattgctcctaagcatgcaggaggatttggaggcggcacggagggaagctgccgggagtagaggcgacggaggcggaggcgatggtggcgacagcgacggaggagacgacgacggcgacgaggagtgaattattgtacttttttttaattattgtactttttttttaaattattgtaatatttttaaattattgtactttttaaatttttaatcgtattattaatatttcccgtatatgtctagtaaattaaattccgtatattgtgtgattgttaattatgtcattttatataattgttattagtgatgtggctattgatgtggctgggctatttatgatgtggctaggctatgtctgggctatttatgatgtggcaggaggatttttagtgctgatgatgtggcagtggctaggctatggctgagctattgctgggctattcctacgTCTAACTCTCCTCACTCAATTACTAGTACAGTTGTAGCAATTGCAAACCCCTCTTACCCGCCTATTTTCTTTGCCTATTTCTCTGAGGTTTATGCTAAAATAGTGTGGGCACTTTGCTCTCGGTTTTCCAAGTTTGAAGCTTTGCAGTTGAAACATTTCACCAAATGGGGTTATTTTTTCTTGCTCTTATCTTGATGGCAATTTCTGCTACTTATGCTGATGAAGAAGGTAGCttctttcaatttttatttgaaaagttGTTTTATTGATGGATTTCTATTTGAGCTCATATATAGTTCCATTtatctatgtgattaagtgctgtGATTTATTGCTGTTTGGATTTGGTGTATCTTGTTTcttgaatgaaatgaaaatccTTGATTAAATTTGTTTCAGACCACAACGGAAATTTTCTTTATTGCTAACCAGCTCATGTTACTTTTCTTTTGGACATGCACTGTAGTAGTACCAAAGATTCTATGTGGTCATCTCGACCCCACACCAAATTCACATGATTTGATTTCACCGTGCATTTCTACACACACCCACATTGATGTGTGAATACTCATGTTATTGTTGCTTTGGATTGTCCCATCTTAATGTTTAGCCATGTGGTTAGGGATAACTTGAGATTTTGTAGTTTGTTTAATTAAATGGCGCTCATAACTAGTGCTTTCCATAACTGTCTGCCAGCTGCTTTCAAGTTTTGTTTTTAAGTTAGtgcattactccctccgtcccccaatttgagtcactctttgacttgacacgagttttaaggaaaagtttgaatgtgtggtgtaataaatggagttaGGTAGTGAAATGTGTGGCCCCTTTGACTTTTGGTGTAATGAAGGGTAATTTTGATGTCCAAAAATGGTAAGtgggaagagtgactcttattgggggacggcccaaaatggaaaagagtgactcaaattgggggacggagggagtattaggtAATAAGAGTAGTTGCAACTTTCCTTTTGTAGATAATGTCTCTTGGATAGATCATCACCTCATGGTGTGTGACATGGAGAGATCAGTTACTTTTGAGAAATCCAGTTTTTGGGACATTTTATATCATGGAATGGAAGCACCCCCGGTTGAAATAAAATGGTAGCTGTCGTTTAATGTTACGAGGTTCAAGTAATAGCCGTGTTTCGAATTTGAAAATGTTGAGGTGTGATGACTTTCTTTCGCAGTCAGGAATTCTGATTCTTTAGGTTGAAGTTAGCTTGATAAGTTGGTTGTTCTTGCTGTGAGAGTCGAAATCATGTCATTGGCTTCTTACCTCCACAAGCTATGACTTGGTTTAGGTATTCAATTTTTAACTGGTTTATAAAGTTTAGAAAGATCATCTAAGCATGGTAATATATATCTATATTCGGCTAATTGTGAGTTTATAAGATCCAAGCAACTTCAGCAGTTATGGCAAGATCTGAGTTTATAAAGCAATCAGAAATCATCTTAATGTGTTGGTTCCTCATCTGCAGCTGCTTTCATCGGCGTAAACATAGGAACTGCCCTCTCCAACATGCCAGACCCGACCCAAGTGGTGGCCCTTTTGAAGTCTCAGCAAATCCGACATGTAAGGCTTTTTGATGCCGGCAGAGCAATGCTACTAGCACTTGCTAATACCGGTATACATGTTACTGTATCCGTGCCTAATGATCAACTTTTAGGCATCGGGCAGTCTAATACCACTGCGGCCAATTGGGTTTCTCGCAATATTCTTGCTTATGTCCCTGCCACTAACATAACTGCGATAGCAGTTGGCTCTGAAGTTCTAACCACACTTCCCAATGCTGCTCCAGTTCTCGTCTCCGCGATGAGTTTTATTCATTCTGCCCTCATGGCTTCTAATCTTGGCTCCCGCATTAAAGTTTCCACTCCACACTCGTCTTCCATAATCCTTGACCCGTTCCCACCCTCTCAAGCTTTCTTTAATCGCTCATGGGAACCCGTCATGGTGCCATTgctcaagtttttgcaatctaCAGACTCTTATCTTATGCTAAATGTTTATCCTTACTACGACTACATGAAAGCCAATGGTGCCATTTCTTTGGACTATGCTCTATTCCGGCCACTTCTTCCAACCAAGGAAGCTGTTGATCTCAACACGCTCCTTCACTACATCAATGTCTTTGATGCTGTTGTTGATGCAGCGTATTTTGCAACATCGAATCTGAACTTCACTAACATTCCCGTTGTAGTGACCGAGTCAGGCTGGCCTTCCAAGGGTGACGCTTCCGAGCCAGATGCCACTGCCGATAACGCCAACACTTACAATAGTAACCTCATCAGGCACATTCTCAATAACACGGGAAGCCCAAAACATCCTGGAATTGCTGTTAGTACTTATATTTATGAGCTATACAATGAGGATCTTAGGCTGGGACCCATTTCAGAGAAGAACTGGGGGCTCTTTGATGGCAATGGGGTTCCGGTTTATATACTGCGCCTGACCGGCTCAGGGACTGTGTTGGCAAACGACACTACGAATCAAACTTATTGTGTTGCAAGGGAAGGCGCTGACAGGAAGATGTTACAGGCAGCATTGGATTGGGCATGTGGGCCAGGCAAAGTTGATTGCTCTCCTTTATTGCAGGGGCAGCCATGCTATGAACCTGATACTGTTGCTGCCCATGCTTCGTATGCTTTTGATGTATACTATCACCGGATGGCAATGGGTGAGGGGACCTGTAACTTTAATGGCGTAGCTACCATCACCACAACGGACTCAAGTAAGTCCATCAAAACATTTAGTCTTGATAACATTTTTGCAACAGTAATGAAAAAATCCAAGATAATGTTAATTTTAAGCCTATGCTGCTAATTATCTATGACTTGAGTATCTAACAACAGGCTGCTTTGTCATGTTGCAGGTCATGGTTCTTGCATTTTTTCGGGATGGTACTGATTCATCACAACATATAAATTTCTTAGAAATTTATCTCTTCATGCAGTGCTGGAAGAAACAGCACCTTCACAAACACCTCATCCATCGCTCCATCATCCAATACCACGGTGTCTGGTGGTCATTCGCGCTATTTGTGCAGCAAAGATTCTTACAGGCACACTCTAGTACTGCTACTTGGTTTTGTGTTATGGAGTGTCGTATATTTGTAATTATATATCCAGCTTCATGTCTCCGACTAAGTCGTACTTCAAACCCTAAGATAGTCCAGCACCTGATTTTGTTCTCTGCAGAAGAGTTAGGGGTGAGAATATCCTTGTATGAGTAGCTGGGAGTAGTGGTAGATATAATATTAATTCATTCATTTGTGTAACAAAACATCAAGTTTGTGAATGATTCATGAATTGGGGTTTTTGTGGTTCTCAATTGAATTTTGAGTGACAAGTAGCACAGATAAATTCTGCTGAGCCTGAAAGTGTATGTTGCTGGTCAGTATGTAGGCTGCAGTAGGGCTTGTTGCAGAAATTGCATTTTGGCAGCTTCAGCCAACACTCCAAACACAGTGCATCTGCACAGGCAGCTGCCTCAACTTCTTGATCAATGCCTTTCATGCACACGCCACACTCAATGCACCTCATTATGCACGAGCTGCACCCTCTGCATTCCCCGTGCCTCTGCTGCTGTCTGCAGAGAAGTCGGGGGCAGTCGAAAACCATTCTCACGTCACCGCACTTTGGGCATAAATCGACATCAATACAAGGATAGTCATCACTCTCTAACCCGTGAAGGTGGTAGAAGGTCTTGTTTTTCTTCTGTTGTATCGTGTTATGGTCGATTAGACCGCGTAGTGTATGCAGGTCTTCTGGC
This window contains:
- the LOC121756841 gene encoding glucan endo-1,3-beta-glucosidase 3-like isoform X2, with the protein product MGLFFLALILMAISATYADEEAAFIGVNIGTALSNMPDPTQVVALLKSQQIRHVRLFDAGRAMLLALANTGIHVTVSVPNDQLLGIGQSNTTAANWVSRNILAYVPATNITAIAVGSEVLTTLPNAAPVLVSAMSFIHSALMASNLGSRIKVSTPHSSSIILDPFPPSQAFFNRSWEPVMVPLLKFLQSTDSYLMLNVYPYYDYMKANGAISLDYALFRPLLPTKEAVDLNTLLHYINVFDAVVDAAYFATSNLNFTNIPVVVTESGWPSKGDASEPDATADNANTYNSNLIRHILNNTGSPKHPGIAVSTYIYELYNEDLRLGPISEKNWGLFDGNGVPVYILRLTGSGTVLANDTTNQTYCVAREGADRKMLQAALDWACGPGKVDCSPLLQGQPCYEPDTVAAHASYAFDVYYHRMAMGEGTCNFNGVATITTTDSSHGSCIFSGCAGRNSTFTNTSSIAPSSNTTVSGGHSRYLCSKDSYRHTLVLLLGFVLWSVVYL
- the LOC121756841 gene encoding glucan endo-1,3-beta-glucosidase 2-like isoform X1 — translated: MPDPTQVVALLKSQQIRHVRLFDAGRAMLLALANTGIHVTVSVPNDQLLGIGQSNTTAANWVSRNILAYVPATNITAIAVGSEVLTTLPNAAPVLVSAMSFIHSALMASNLGSRIKVSTPHSSSIILDPFPPSQAFFNRSWEPVMVPLLKFLQSTDSYLMLNVYPYYDYMKANGAISLDYALFRPLLPTKEAVDLNTLLHYINVFDAVVDAAYFATSNLNFTNIPVVVTESGWPSKGDASEPDATADNANTYNSNLIRHILNNTGSPKHPGIAVSTYIYELYNEDLRLGPISEKNWGLFDGNGVPVYILRLTGSGTVLANDTTNQTYCVAREGADRKMLQAALDWACGPGKVDCSPLLQGQPCYEPDTVAAHASYAFDVYYHRMAMGEGTCNFNGVATITTTDSSHGSCIFSGWY
- the LOC121756842 gene encoding F-box protein SKIP28-like, coding for MADLEGEGSSPNEAMFFALSYLPLFELLTMARVCTSFRDAIQNDTLPWLKIVVDRPLNSRLSNDRLLEVASVAKGRLQALVLINCLNITDYGLLTVIHHNPHITKLHVPGCTSLSPGGVVRAVQLLTKDNHRLRSLKISGIYGIRPEDLHTLRGLIDHNTIQQKKNKTFYHLHGLESDDYPCIDVDLCPKCGDVRMVFDCPRLLCRQQQRHGECRGCSSCIMRCIECGVCMKGIDQEVEAAACADALCLECWLKLPKCNFCNKPYCSLHTDQQHTLSGSAEFICATCHSKFN